One Brassica oleracea var. oleracea cultivar TO1000 chromosome C7, BOL, whole genome shotgun sequence genomic window carries:
- the LOC106302021 gene encoding GATA transcription factor 12: MEEEAHEFLHTADHFAVDDLLVDFSNDDDEENDVIVDSDGANTALAVTDSSNSSSLSPVGLTSFQGDVQDGTSFSGDLCVPSDELAELEWLSNFVEDSFSTDDVQKLQLISGYKARPDPKPEPENQNSSSPIFTTDVSVPAKARSKRSRAAACNWASRGLLMEAVYDNPFTGETILSRHHLSPPTSPVSMTHPVKKQALDGFRRKKDSLLDSGAEERRCLHCATDKTPQWRTGPMGPKTLCNACGVRYKSGRLVPEYRPAASPTFVLAKHSNSHRKVMELRRQKEMTKAHHEFIHHHHGTETAMIFDVSSDGDDYLIHHNVGPDFGQLI, translated from the exons ATGGAAGAAGAAGCTCACGAATTCTTACACACAGCGGATCATTTCGCCGTAGATGACCTCTTGGTGGATTTCTCTAATGATGATGACGAGGAAAATGATGTCATTGTTGATTCCGACGGCGCTAACACTGCCTTGGCCGTGACCGACAGCTCTAACTCCTCCTCGTTATCCCCCGTAGGTCTCACTAGTTTCCAAGGTGATGTTCAAGACGGCACCAGCTTCTCCGGCGACCTTTGCGTACCG AGTGATGAGCTGGCTGAGCTGGAGTGGCTGTCTAACTTCGTGGAGGACTCGTTCTCGACCGACGACGTACAGAAGCTACAGCTAATATCCGGTTACAAAGCCCGACCCGACCCGAAACCCGAACCGGAAAACCAGAATAGCAGCAGTCCGATTTTCACCACTGACGTCTCCGTGCCGGCCAAAGCCAGGAGCAAACGCTCACGCGCCGCAGCGTGTAACTGGGCCTCACGTGGGCTTCTCATGGAAGCCGTTTACGACAACCCGTTCACCGGAGAAACCATTCTCTCCCGCCACCACCTCTCTCCTCCGACCTCGCCGGTGTCCATGACACATCCCGTGAAAAAGCAAGCCCTCGACGGGTTCCGGCGAAAGAAAGATTCTTTGCTGGACTCCGGCGCAGAGGAGCGGCGGTGTCTCCACTGCGCCACCGACAAGACGCCGCAGTGGCGGACGGGTCCAATGGGCCCTAAGACGCTGTGCAACGCTTGCGGCGTGAGGTACAAATCGGGGCGTCTGGTGCCGGAGTACCGGCCGGCGGCGAGTCCGACGTTCGTCTTGGCGAAGCATTCGAATTCTCATCGGAAAGTTATGGAGCTCAGACGACAGAAGGAGATGACGAAGGCCCACCATGAGTTCATACATCACCATCACGGTACGGAGACTGCCATGATTTTCGACGTCTCGTCGGACGGTGATGATTACTTGATCCACCACAACGTTGGCCCAGATTTCGGACAGCTTATCTGA